The following proteins come from a genomic window of Achromobacter deleyi:
- a CDS encoding TonB-dependent siderophore receptor, with protein sequence MSRPLPRPAHPAAPRPPSLQAAPRLLPALFAAALWSASAAGPLAPVALAQSAPAARSYDIAAGPLDVVLSRYAAAADITLSFNADQTRGRQSAGIRGAYTVDAGLAHLLAGSGLEARHRGGGNYVLREAPAAGVSTLPAVTVTGETAFSAVPGYAASRSASATKTDTPILEIPQSVSVIGREEMEARGVLDVMDAIQYTPGVAVNTYGPDNRGWEYISLRGFSTYNVSMRDGLAQTPSGVTYYSTEPYGLERIEVLRGPSSMTFGQSDAGGLLNRVSKLPNGERIREVEVQYGSFERKQLAFDLGDAFGAGDALSYRLVGLALDSDDQDKYPTGDKINRKRLYLAPSLRWQPSAATSLTLLGEYIKDKSGEDPYYFAKDYKLTDVKMGDPGFSRINREQSSIGYQLEHRFNDAWTFRQNFRYSHLSLDRRVVWTDEVNEDVTAITRVARSWDDPLSQSVLDTQMQGKLRLAGAEHTVLFGFDWNDQRARANRYIGPAPGLDLLNPVYGVPIPTPTDPLANYRQTIRQAGLYLQDQIKLDDHWIVTLGGRQDRVTSTTDDRLNGTYTRVRDNAFSGRAGLTYVADNGVAPYVSYSESFLPSSGVDGDGNPFKPSRGKQVEVGVKYQPVGSRSLYTLAVFDLNKTNIVSYNPITNEQRQIGKQRARGIEFEAKGELARGLNVAASYTWLDITVRNSGDALEVGKIPIGIPKQTAALWLDYTLAEGLGVGGGLRYIGRRQDDEHNTTSRPGVTLADAVVHYEKGPWRLALNATNLFNRDYYSICYMGECYRGAERTLMLTARYRW encoded by the coding sequence GTGTCCCGACCCCTCCCGCGTCCCGCCCATCCGGCCGCGCCGCGTCCGCCCAGTCTCCAGGCCGCGCCGCGCCTGTTGCCGGCGCTGTTCGCCGCCGCCCTGTGGAGCGCCAGCGCCGCCGGCCCGCTGGCGCCCGTAGCGCTGGCCCAGTCAGCGCCAGCGGCGCGCAGCTACGACATCGCCGCCGGTCCGCTGGACGTGGTGTTGAGCCGCTACGCCGCCGCGGCCGACATCACCCTGTCGTTCAACGCCGACCAGACCCGCGGCCGCCAGTCCGCCGGCATCCGTGGCGCCTATACGGTGGACGCCGGCCTGGCGCATCTGCTGGCCGGCAGCGGCCTGGAAGCGCGCCATCGGGGCGGCGGCAACTACGTGCTGCGCGAGGCGCCAGCCGCCGGCGTGTCCACGCTGCCCGCCGTGACCGTCACCGGCGAAACCGCCTTCAGCGCGGTGCCGGGCTATGCCGCCAGCCGCAGCGCCAGCGCCACCAAGACCGACACCCCGATCCTGGAGATCCCGCAGTCGGTCTCGGTGATCGGGCGCGAGGAAATGGAAGCGCGCGGCGTGCTCGACGTGATGGACGCGATCCAGTACACCCCGGGGGTGGCCGTCAACACCTACGGCCCCGACAACCGCGGCTGGGAATACATCAGCTTGCGCGGCTTCTCGACCTATAACGTGTCCATGCGCGACGGCCTGGCGCAGACCCCGTCCGGCGTCACCTACTATTCCACCGAGCCCTACGGCCTGGAACGCATCGAGGTGCTGCGCGGCCCGTCGTCGATGACCTTCGGCCAGAGCGATGCCGGCGGCCTGCTCAACCGCGTCAGCAAGCTGCCCAACGGCGAGCGCATCCGCGAGGTCGAAGTCCAGTACGGCAGCTTCGAACGCAAGCAACTGGCATTCGACCTGGGCGATGCCTTCGGCGCTGGCGACGCGCTCAGCTACCGCCTGGTGGGCTTGGCGCTGGACAGCGACGACCAGGACAAATATCCCACCGGCGACAAGATCAATCGCAAGCGCCTGTACCTGGCGCCCTCGCTGCGCTGGCAGCCAAGCGCGGCCACGTCGCTGACGCTGCTGGGCGAATACATCAAGGACAAATCCGGCGAGGATCCCTACTACTTCGCCAAGGACTACAAGCTCACCGACGTCAAGATGGGCGACCCGGGCTTCAGCCGCATCAACCGCGAGCAGTCCTCGATCGGCTACCAGCTCGAGCACCGCTTCAACGACGCCTGGACCTTCCGCCAGAACTTCCGCTACAGCCACCTCTCGCTCGACCGCCGCGTGGTCTGGACCGACGAGGTCAACGAGGATGTCACCGCCATCACCCGGGTCGCCCGCAGCTGGGACGATCCGCTGAGCCAGTCCGTGCTGGACACGCAGATGCAGGGCAAGTTGCGGCTGGCCGGCGCCGAGCACACGGTGCTGTTCGGCTTCGACTGGAACGACCAGCGCGCCAGGGCCAACCGCTATATCGGCCCCGCGCCCGGCCTGGACCTGCTGAACCCGGTCTACGGGGTGCCGATCCCCACGCCCACCGATCCGCTCGCCAACTATCGCCAGACGATCCGCCAGGCCGGCCTCTACCTGCAGGACCAGATCAAGCTCGACGATCATTGGATCGTGACCTTGGGCGGACGCCAGGACCGCGTCACCTCCACCACCGACGACCGTCTCAACGGCACCTACACGCGGGTCCGCGACAACGCCTTCAGCGGCCGCGCCGGGTTGACCTACGTGGCCGACAATGGCGTGGCGCCGTATGTCAGCTACTCGGAATCGTTCCTGCCCAGCAGCGGCGTGGATGGCGACGGCAATCCCTTCAAGCCCAGCCGCGGCAAGCAGGTGGAAGTCGGCGTCAAATACCAGCCGGTGGGCTCGCGCAGCCTGTATACGCTGGCCGTGTTCGACCTGAACAAGACCAACATCGTCAGCTACAACCCCATCACCAACGAGCAGCGCCAGATCGGCAAACAGCGCGCGCGCGGCATCGAGTTCGAGGCCAAGGGCGAGCTGGCGCGCGGCCTGAACGTAGCGGCCTCCTACACCTGGCTCGACATCACCGTGCGCAACAGCGGCGACGCGCTGGAAGTGGGCAAGATCCCGATCGGCATCCCCAAGCAGACCGCGGCGCTGTGGCTGGACTACACGCTGGCCGAGGGCCTGGGCGTGGGCGGCGGCCTGCGCTATATCGGCCGGCGCCAGGATGACGAGCACAACACCACCAGCCGGCCCGGCGTGACGCTGGCCGACGCCGTCGTCCACTACGAGAAAGGTCCATGGCGGCTGGCCCTGAATGCCACCAACCTGTTCAACCGCGACTACTACTCGATCTGCTACATGGGCGAGTGCTATCGCGGCGCCGAGCGCACGCTGATGCTGACGGCGCGCTATCGCTGGTAA
- a CDS encoding MFS transporter, with amino-acid sequence MEKQESAGWYFGWNIVGAATVLTLLTVGLRMGIGPFFLPMADGLGFSRSLLSGIVAAGMLCYGLAMPLAGYLVSTRGTRFVLLTGAAIVVASSIWTVFARGPIEFLLAFGVALSVGLAFTSPVALTPVISRWFTRQRGMALFFLSTGSMAGIALMTPTLTFAISAVGWRETLLAFAALFALLTVPVALFVMRDQAPEHTDLLPHQIVEKKSASRPAAKGPEPRVKDAVRTLPFWQVALGLFACGFSMNLLGTHGMPMLMDHGFDATTSSLGIGLIGLVAIFSTLVLGRMSDQVERRNILAVIYLVRGLGFFALVMVGAHWELYAAATIGGIVWAGSIALSSAILADVYGVRLVGVLYGLTYLGHQIGGMISSWLGGWAFEAFHTHWVAFGAAGALLLLAAAISLQLPRRGALRAVPAMAAGGR; translated from the coding sequence GTGGAGAAGCAAGAATCGGCCGGCTGGTATTTCGGCTGGAACATCGTCGGCGCCGCCACGGTCCTGACGCTGTTGACGGTGGGGCTGCGCATGGGCATCGGCCCGTTTTTCCTGCCCATGGCGGACGGCCTGGGTTTTTCGCGCAGCCTGCTGTCGGGCATCGTCGCGGCCGGCATGCTGTGCTACGGCCTGGCGATGCCGCTGGCCGGCTACCTGGTCAGCACCCGCGGCACCCGCTTCGTGCTGTTGACCGGCGCCGCCATCGTGGTGGCCTCGTCCATCTGGACCGTCTTCGCGCGCGGTCCCATCGAATTCCTGCTGGCCTTCGGCGTGGCCCTGTCGGTCGGCCTGGCCTTCACCAGCCCGGTGGCGCTGACCCCGGTGATCAGCCGCTGGTTCACCCGCCAGCGCGGCATGGCGCTGTTCTTCCTGTCCACCGGGTCCATGGCCGGCATCGCCTTGATGACCCCGACGCTCACCTTCGCCATCAGCGCGGTCGGCTGGCGCGAAACGCTGCTGGCCTTCGCCGCCCTGTTCGCGCTGCTGACCGTGCCGGTGGCCTTGTTCGTCATGCGCGACCAGGCGCCCGAGCACACCGACCTGCTGCCGCACCAGATCGTCGAGAAAAAATCCGCCTCGCGGCCCGCCGCCAAGGGCCCCGAGCCGCGCGTCAAGGACGCCGTGCGCACGCTGCCGTTCTGGCAGGTGGCGCTGGGCCTGTTCGCCTGTGGCTTCAGCATGAACCTGCTGGGCACGCACGGCATGCCCATGCTGATGGACCATGGTTTCGACGCCACCACCAGTTCGCTCGGCATCGGCCTGATCGGCCTGGTGGCGATCTTCAGCACCCTGGTGCTGGGACGCATGTCGGATCAGGTCGAGCGGCGCAACATCCTGGCCGTCATCTACCTGGTGCGCGGGCTGGGGTTCTTCGCGCTGGTCATGGTCGGCGCGCATTGGGAACTGTACGCGGCGGCCACCATTGGCGGCATCGTCTGGGCCGGCAGCATCGCGCTGTCCTCGGCCATCCTGGCCGACGTCTATGGCGTGCGCCTGGTGGGCGTGCTGTACGGCCTGACCTACCTGGGCCACCAGATCGGCGGCATGATCAGTTCCTGGCTGGGCGGCTGGGCCTTCGAGGCCTTCCATACCCACTGGGTGGCGTTCGGCGCGGCCGGCGCCCTGTTGCTGCTGGCCGCGGCCATCTCCCTGCAACTGCCGCGGCGCGGCGCCTTGCGCGCCGTGCCGGCGATGGCGGCGGGCGGGCGCTGA
- a CDS encoding NAD(P)-dependent oxidoreductase: MAKIGMVGIGLMGHGIASNLVKHGHTLTVLEHPGNQPLDALKAAGATSCADGATLAAQSDVIILCVTGSPQVEAVLLSPAGVLEGLRPGTVIIDCSTAIPSSTVKVAEAVTEKGGRFLDAPMTRTPKEAAEGRLNLLVGGDAALFEECKPILACFAENIAHAGPVGAGHRMKLLHNYVSLGAIALLAEAAACALRADIDPAVFAEVLAKGGGGGVALERLKPYLLEQDPSSLRFFMSNAQKDLSYYNTMAAETGAVREIGAAVQHTYDQAVSQGGGERYVPELVSLLKDR, from the coding sequence ATGGCAAAAATCGGTATGGTGGGCATCGGCCTGATGGGCCATGGCATCGCAAGCAATCTGGTCAAGCACGGTCACACGCTGACGGTGCTGGAGCATCCGGGCAACCAGCCGCTGGACGCCCTGAAGGCGGCGGGCGCCACCAGCTGCGCCGACGGCGCCACGCTGGCGGCGCAGTCCGACGTGATCATCCTGTGCGTCACGGGCAGCCCGCAGGTCGAGGCGGTGCTGCTGTCGCCGGCCGGCGTGCTGGAAGGCCTGCGCCCGGGCACGGTGATCATCGACTGCTCGACGGCGATCCCCTCCTCCACCGTCAAGGTGGCCGAGGCGGTCACCGAGAAGGGCGGCCGTTTCCTCGACGCCCCCATGACGCGCACGCCGAAGGAAGCCGCCGAAGGCCGCCTGAACCTGCTGGTGGGCGGCGACGCCGCGCTGTTCGAGGAATGCAAGCCGATCCTGGCGTGCTTTGCCGAGAACATCGCGCACGCCGGCCCGGTGGGCGCGGGCCATCGCATGAAGCTGCTGCACAACTACGTGTCGCTGGGCGCGATCGCGCTGCTGGCCGAAGCAGCCGCCTGCGCGCTGCGCGCCGACATCGACCCGGCGGTGTTCGCCGAGGTGCTGGCCAAGGGCGGCGGCGGCGGCGTGGCGCTGGAGCGCCTCAAGCCGTATCTGCTGGAGCAGGATCCGTCGTCGCTGCGCTTTTTCATGTCGAACGCGCAAAAGGACCTGTCGTACTACAACACGATGGCCGCCGAGACCGGCGCCGTGCGCGAGATCGGCGCCGCCGTGCAGCACACGTACGACCAGGCGGTCAGCCAGGGCGGCGGCGAACGCTACGTGCCCGAGCTGGTGTCGCTGCTGAAGGACCGCTGA
- a CDS encoding fumarylacetoacetate hydrolase family protein, producing MTQAVQTPFAVAQTTVPIAGSDLRFPVRRIYCIGRNYAAHAIEMGSDPSREPPFFFQKPTDAIQVVLPDTVADHPYPPLTQNYHYEVELVAALSKGGRDIPLDQALDCVYGYALGLDMTRRDLQRGMGDQKKPWEIGKSFDHAAPIGPIHPVAQTGHYREGDIWLAVNGERKQQATLSHMIWSVAEQISRLSQAFELFPGDVIYSGTPENVGPVVRGDVIVAHVDGLPELSIRIV from the coding sequence ATGACCCAAGCCGTCCAGACCCCGTTTGCCGTGGCGCAGACCACCGTGCCGATCGCCGGCAGCGACCTGCGCTTTCCGGTGCGCCGCATCTATTGCATCGGCCGCAACTACGCCGCGCACGCCATCGAAATGGGTTCGGACCCGAGCCGCGAGCCGCCGTTTTTCTTCCAGAAGCCGACGGACGCGATCCAGGTGGTGCTGCCGGACACGGTGGCCGACCATCCCTACCCGCCGCTGACCCAGAACTACCACTACGAGGTGGAGCTGGTGGCGGCGCTGTCCAAGGGCGGCCGCGACATTCCCCTGGACCAGGCGCTGGACTGCGTCTACGGCTACGCGCTGGGACTGGACATGACGCGGCGCGACCTGCAACGCGGCATGGGCGACCAGAAGAAGCCGTGGGAAATCGGCAAGAGCTTCGACCACGCGGCGCCGATCGGCCCGATCCATCCGGTGGCCCAGACCGGCCACTACCGCGAAGGCGACATCTGGCTGGCGGTCAATGGCGAGCGCAAGCAGCAGGCGACGCTGTCGCACATGATCTGGTCGGTGGCCGAGCAGATCTCGCGGCTGTCGCAGGCGTTCGAGCTGTTCCCGGGCGACGTGATCTATTCCGGCACGCCGGAGAACGTGGGCCCGGTGGTGCGCGGCGACGTGATCGTGGCGCACGTGGACGGCCTGCCGGAACTGAGCATCCGCATCGTGTGA
- a CDS encoding helix-turn-helix transcriptional regulator: protein MTPIKTYGMAERADYFDFDIRAQQVREPLEQPHRHEYFQIQVNLEGDTRQTISGTTRPFPRGGMSFVLPYRVHLVPHPPGARYVIINFAQRFLWPELAVDPLDLEEVPVSQAPALAPFLFQEYLDFALDEDGLAQAEALIGRLMDENRRRGFGSSTTIRGLLLQLIGLACGRYETDLLHLARHHAGSSRRESVRRVLAHIGAHLAENLTLNDAAAAAFLSPNYLAHLLKKETGKTFTELVAERRMALARDLLAHTARTVAQVAHAAGFADEAYFSRRFRQLEGVSPTGYRERLRGGEADTRNRPGIA from the coding sequence ATGACCCCCATCAAGACCTACGGCATGGCCGAGCGCGCGGACTACTTCGATTTCGACATCCGCGCGCAGCAGGTGCGCGAGCCGCTGGAGCAGCCGCACCGCCATGAGTATTTCCAGATCCAGGTGAACCTGGAGGGCGACACGCGCCAGACCATCAGCGGCACCACCCGGCCGTTTCCGCGCGGCGGGATGAGTTTCGTGCTGCCGTACCGGGTGCACCTGGTGCCGCATCCGCCGGGCGCGCGCTACGTCATCATCAACTTCGCGCAGCGTTTCCTGTGGCCGGAGCTGGCGGTCGATCCGCTGGACCTGGAGGAGGTGCCGGTGTCGCAGGCGCCGGCGCTGGCGCCGTTCCTGTTCCAGGAGTACCTGGATTTCGCGCTGGACGAGGACGGGCTGGCGCAGGCCGAGGCGCTGATCGGACGCCTGATGGACGAGAACCGGCGCCGCGGCTTCGGTTCGTCGACGACCATACGCGGCCTGCTGCTGCAGCTGATCGGACTGGCCTGCGGGCGCTACGAGACCGACCTGCTGCACCTGGCGCGGCACCACGCGGGCAGCAGCCGGCGCGAGAGCGTGCGGCGGGTGCTGGCGCACATCGGCGCGCACCTGGCCGAGAACCTGACGCTGAACGACGCGGCGGCGGCGGCGTTTCTGTCGCCCAATTACCTGGCGCACCTGCTGAAGAAGGAAACCGGCAAGACCTTCACCGAACTGGTGGCCGAGCGCCGCATGGCGCTGGCGCGCGACCTGCTGGCGCATACGGCGCGCACGGTGGCGCAGGTGGCGCATGCCGCCGGTTTCGCGGACGAGGCGTATTTCTCGCGCCGCTTCCGCCAGCTGGAAGGGGTCAGCCCGACCGGTTACCGCGAGCGCCTGCGCGGCGGCGAGGCGGATACGCGGAATCGTCCAGGGATTGCGTAA
- a CDS encoding PaaI family thioesterase, whose translation MTDTIPAGFAPWLPSSQFMRHLADLGGFYRREADDVLAMRVGPAHGNMHGMAHGGLLATLADSALGFVIAHQCQASVVTAQMSVEYLNAVMPGDWLEAHVTIDKRGKRLIYATCHLKVDERLVLKASAVFAVRQAAVPTSDG comes from the coding sequence ATGACAGACACCATTCCCGCCGGCTTCGCGCCCTGGCTCCCCAGCAGCCAATTCATGCGCCACCTGGCGGACCTGGGTGGCTTCTACCGGCGCGAGGCCGACGACGTGCTGGCCATGCGCGTCGGCCCGGCCCACGGCAACATGCACGGCATGGCCCACGGCGGCCTGCTCGCCACCCTGGCCGACAGCGCCCTCGGCTTCGTCATCGCCCACCAGTGTCAGGCCTCGGTCGTCACCGCCCAGATGTCGGTCGAATACCTCAACGCCGTCATGCCCGGCGACTGGCTCGAAGCCCACGTCACCATCGACAAGCGCGGCAAGCGCCTGATCTACGCCACCTGCCACCTGAAAGTGGACGAGCGCCTGGTGCTCAAGGCCAGCGCCGTCTTCGCCGTGCGCCAGGCGGCGGTGCCGACCTCGGACGGTTGA
- a CDS encoding phospholipase D-like domain-containing protein: MDRIHQLLIDYWPHMVFTISVVAGAGAAVHAAMTKQDVRSAIGWVGLALFSPLFGAAVYFVAGINRIRKTRLSQQRDEAMLVDAALVETPSVDVAPISGPQFASLKVLGDRVSRFRLLGGNAVRPLAGGDEAYPAMLQAIREARHAVAMQSYIFDNDAIGREMAQALIEAQERGVQVRVLIDAIGAKYSRPPIVRMLARGGVPVARFMTNPLGVLRMPYANLRSHRKVLVVDGRVGFTGGMNVRAAFVTALSGAATNVDTHFRVEGPIVTQLMSVFAHDWNFTTHESLPAQPWFDPQAQPPHGAVPMRCVPSGPDRALGSAHSILLGALAVAQRHVRIQSPYFLPDQPLIGALATAARRGVVVDIVIPGKNNLRLVDYAMTAQLDQVVRTGCRVWRSQGAFDHSKLMTVDDGWAYVGSSNLDPRSLRLNFELDTEIYDVDVARWVGARIDAQVAGARRQTLEELLQAPFAKRLRNKVIWLATPYL; this comes from the coding sequence ATGGATCGCATACACCAACTACTAATCGATTACTGGCCCCACATGGTGTTCACCATCAGCGTGGTGGCGGGCGCGGGCGCGGCGGTGCATGCGGCCATGACCAAGCAGGATGTGCGGTCGGCCATCGGCTGGGTCGGGCTGGCGCTGTTTTCGCCGCTGTTCGGGGCGGCCGTCTATTTCGTGGCGGGGATCAACCGGATCCGCAAGACGCGGCTGTCGCAGCAGCGCGACGAGGCGATGCTGGTGGACGCGGCGCTGGTGGAGACGCCGAGCGTAGACGTGGCGCCGATCTCGGGCCCGCAGTTCGCGTCGCTGAAGGTGCTGGGCGACCGGGTCAGCCGCTTCCGGCTGCTGGGCGGCAACGCGGTGCGGCCACTGGCCGGCGGCGACGAGGCCTATCCGGCGATGCTGCAGGCGATCCGCGAGGCGCGGCACGCGGTGGCGATGCAGAGTTATATCTTCGACAACGACGCGATCGGGCGTGAGATGGCGCAGGCGCTGATCGAGGCGCAGGAACGCGGGGTGCAGGTGCGGGTGCTGATCGACGCGATCGGCGCCAAGTATTCGCGGCCGCCGATCGTGCGGATGCTGGCGCGCGGCGGGGTGCCGGTGGCGCGCTTCATGACCAATCCGCTGGGGGTGCTGCGCATGCCGTACGCCAACCTGCGCAGCCACCGCAAGGTGCTGGTGGTGGACGGGCGCGTCGGCTTCACCGGCGGCATGAATGTGCGGGCGGCGTTCGTGACGGCGTTGTCGGGCGCGGCGACCAATGTCGATACGCATTTCCGGGTGGAAGGGCCGATCGTGACGCAGCTGATGTCGGTGTTCGCGCACGATTGGAATTTCACGACGCATGAGTCGCTGCCGGCGCAGCCGTGGTTCGATCCGCAGGCGCAGCCGCCGCATGGGGCGGTGCCGATGCGCTGCGTGCCGTCTGGGCCGGACCGCGCCCTGGGCAGCGCGCACAGCATCCTGCTGGGCGCGCTGGCGGTGGCGCAGCGGCACGTGCGGATCCAGTCGCCCTACTTCCTGCCGGACCAGCCGCTGATCGGGGCGCTGGCGACGGCGGCGCGGCGCGGGGTGGTGGTGGATATCGTGATTCCGGGCAAGAACAACCTGCGGCTGGTCGATTACGCCATGACGGCGCAGCTGGACCAGGTGGTGCGCACGGGTTGCCGGGTGTGGCGCTCGCAAGGGGCGTTCGACCACTCGAAGCTGATGACGGTGGACGACGGTTGGGCCTACGTGGGGTCGTCGAACCTGGACCCGCGCAGCCTGCGGCTCAATTTCGAGCTGGACACGGAAATCTACGACGTGGACGTGGCGCGCTGGGTGGGCGCCCGGATCGACGCGCAGGTGGCCGGGGCGCGCCGCCAGACGCTGGAAGAGCTGCTGCAGGCGCCGTTCGCCAAGCGGCTGCGCAACAAGGTGATCTGGCTGGCGACGCCGTATCTGTAG
- a CDS encoding tyrosine-type recombinase/integrase, with the protein MIAKRTKHLKLGLLPRMDARPRANGGWTFRYYTNDRKYINLGHDRTEAIKRVLEMERRAPDTGTVGELIREYMASGGFKNDLAPKTQDDYITASKQVLERFAAMQVDDVKPPHIARYLRVERAAAPVRANREMAFLASAFQFGIEQGYATANPCRQVRRNKERPRSRCPSWEEIESFCATAAKKGPSSHVIGLMAKFIALTGRRRVEFLQLRKTDMGPAGISVGFAKAKAGDALRRGLIEWTPALRQLFAELAQMDRRARDGKSAIPESMFVFTNRDGQPYTEQGFKALWSKIMADWVKVPGRERFTFHDLRAYYVTVMVGRDENPETHANPATTRRVYDRRRVVKIKGSA; encoded by the coding sequence ATGATTGCCAAGCGTACGAAACACTTGAAGCTGGGGCTGTTGCCCCGCATGGACGCGCGGCCGCGCGCGAACGGCGGCTGGACGTTCCGCTATTACACCAACGATCGGAAATACATCAACCTGGGCCATGACCGGACCGAGGCCATCAAGCGCGTGCTGGAAATGGAGCGCCGCGCGCCGGACACAGGAACCGTGGGCGAGCTGATCCGCGAGTACATGGCCAGCGGCGGATTCAAAAACGACCTGGCGCCCAAGACACAAGACGACTACATCACGGCGAGCAAGCAGGTTCTGGAGCGATTCGCCGCCATGCAGGTTGATGACGTCAAACCGCCCCACATCGCGCGATACCTTCGCGTGGAGCGCGCTGCGGCGCCGGTGCGGGCTAACCGTGAAATGGCGTTCCTGGCGTCAGCCTTCCAATTTGGGATTGAACAGGGATACGCCACGGCCAACCCCTGCCGACAGGTGCGCCGGAACAAGGAACGCCCGCGCTCGCGCTGCCCGTCCTGGGAAGAGATCGAATCATTCTGCGCCACCGCGGCCAAGAAGGGCCCGTCGTCGCATGTAATCGGCCTGATGGCCAAGTTCATCGCGCTCACCGGGCGCCGCCGCGTGGAGTTTCTGCAGCTGCGCAAGACCGATATGGGGCCCGCTGGCATTTCGGTGGGCTTTGCCAAGGCCAAGGCCGGCGACGCGCTGCGCAGAGGCCTGATCGAGTGGACGCCGGCGCTGCGCCAGCTGTTTGCCGAGCTCGCCCAGATGGACCGCCGCGCGCGAGACGGAAAATCGGCCATCCCTGAATCGATGTTCGTGTTCACCAACCGCGACGGGCAGCCGTATACCGAACAGGGCTTCAAGGCTCTGTGGTCGAAGATCATGGCCGACTGGGTCAAGGTTCCAGGCCGGGAGCGGTTCACCTTCCACGACCTGCGCGCCTACTATGTAACGGTGATGGTGGGCCGCGACGAGAACCCGGAAACCCACGCCAACCCGGCCACCACCAGGCGGGTGTACGACCGCCGGCGCGTGGTCAAGATCAAGGGCAGCGCCTGA
- a CDS encoding DUF4224 domain-containing protein translates to MASPYLTPDEIKALTGYVTRAAACRWLERNGWPFARAAGDGWPRILREYHDARLSGEEKRRPKRGAEPNWRCAA, encoded by the coding sequence ATGGCTTCCCCCTACCTCACGCCCGACGAGATCAAAGCGCTGACTGGCTATGTCACCCGGGCCGCGGCCTGCCGCTGGTTGGAGCGGAACGGCTGGCCGTTTGCCCGCGCGGCCGGCGATGGCTGGCCCCGCATCCTGCGCGAGTACCATGATGCCCGTCTGTCGGGCGAAGAAAAGCGCCGGCCCAAGCGCGGCGCCGAACCGAATTGGAGATGCGCGGCATGA
- a CDS encoding DUF551 domain-containing protein, with product MTTDNETLPDTSPAAVLAMTRNLRTNGYELAARMMEALGNADPAGWLPIESAPKDGRRVLLWNERYNAAITGQFYGLGGWKLDGEMPPLFHQPTHWMPLPAPPCPTCNDQGAVGNILTAEPCPACAAPGAPASTVATEGEKDERQALFWFRPCSDGGHEGPIHNDRIEDVRKQSGAWVPLYPGFAALPKPLSDLRYHGEFIRGWNQCLREVSASVAAPAAGDALTAAASDVLAERQRQRQQEGWTDERDDEYDLGELASAAAAYARYAALQTATDDPHPLRRPLVDLWPWDAAWWKPGAARRNLEKAGALILAEIERLDRAAIAAQRKGGA from the coding sequence ATGACGACCGACAACGAAACCCTGCCCGACACCAGCCCGGCCGCGGTGCTGGCCATGACGCGCAATCTGCGCACCAACGGCTACGAGCTCGCGGCGCGAATGATGGAAGCGCTGGGGAATGCGGACCCCGCCGGCTGGCTTCCCATCGAGAGCGCGCCGAAGGACGGCCGCCGTGTATTGCTGTGGAATGAGCGGTACAACGCAGCCATTACGGGCCAGTTCTACGGCCTGGGCGGCTGGAAACTGGACGGCGAGATGCCTCCGCTGTTTCATCAGCCCACGCACTGGATGCCGCTTCCCGCACCTCCCTGCCCGACCTGCAACGACCAGGGCGCCGTCGGCAATATCCTGACCGCCGAACCGTGCCCCGCCTGCGCCGCCCCTGGCGCGCCCGCCTCCACGGTAGCGACTGAGGGGGAGAAGGACGAGCGGCAGGCTCTGTTCTGGTTCCGGCCGTGTTCCGACGGGGGCCACGAAGGCCCGATCCATAACGACCGCATCGAAGATGTTCGCAAGCAGTCCGGTGCGTGGGTGCCGCTCTATCCCGGTTTCGCGGCGTTGCCCAAGCCGCTTTCGGACTTGCGATACCACGGTGAATTCATCCGGGGCTGGAACCAATGCCTGCGAGAGGTCAGCGCTTCCGTTGCCGCTCCCGCTGCTGGCGATGCGCTGACCGCTGCCGCGAGCGATGTGCTGGCCGAGCGCCAACGCCAGCGGCAGCAGGAAGGATGGACCGACGAGCGCGACGACGAATACGACCTGGGAGAGCTGGCCTCGGCTGCTGCGGCCTACGCTCGCTATGCTGCCCTCCAGACCGCTACCGATGACCCGCACCCGTTGCGCCGCCCGCTCGTTGATTTGTGGCCGTGGGATGCAGCCTGGTGGAAGCCTGGCGCCGCGCGACGCAATCTGGAGAAGGCCGGCGCGCTGATCCTGGCCGAGATTGAACGCCTGGACCGCGCCGCCATTGCAGCCCAACGTAAGGGGGGGGCGTGA